A DNA window from Halomicrobium mukohataei DSM 12286 contains the following coding sequences:
- the gatD gene encoding Glu-tRNA(Gln) amidotransferase subunit GatD, whose product MNAGDRIHVERGAQAYEGVLLPSSTPDHLVVKLDGGYNVGIDREDATVEVVETDVYDVESAQDEEGTSTVEFDESLPTVSLISTGGTIASTVDYRTGAVTAQFDAEDVLRAVPDLAGMANYRGRVVANILSENMTPAVWQDLARAIHEEIEAGADGVVVMHGTDTMQFTASAVAFMLDTPVPIVFTGSQRSADRPSSDNVMNAVSAVAAAKSDAAEVMVCMHESESDDRCALHRGTRVRKNHTSRRDAFETVGAEPLGTVDYEAVSESDSDSTDGVTFRREHAQRGEIELALHDELETDVELVKFTPGTDASRLAMLDDAAGIVVEGTGLGHVDTDWIEVVDDLTDDGTAVVMTSQCLDGRVCDRVYDTGRDLLAAGVVEGEDMLPGTAKVKLMWALANTSDVADTMSEPLAGEIQSQSRPWT is encoded by the coding sequence ATGAACGCAGGCGACCGGATCCACGTCGAACGCGGAGCGCAGGCCTACGAGGGCGTCCTCCTGCCGTCGAGCACGCCCGACCACCTCGTCGTCAAGCTCGACGGCGGATACAACGTCGGCATCGATCGCGAAGACGCGACCGTCGAGGTCGTCGAGACCGACGTGTACGACGTCGAGAGCGCACAGGACGAGGAAGGCACCTCGACGGTGGAGTTCGACGAGTCGCTGCCGACGGTGTCGCTGATCTCGACCGGGGGCACGATCGCCTCCACCGTCGACTACCGCACCGGCGCGGTGACCGCACAGTTCGACGCCGAAGACGTGTTACGAGCGGTGCCAGACCTCGCGGGGATGGCCAACTACCGCGGCCGCGTCGTCGCCAACATCCTCTCGGAGAACATGACGCCGGCCGTCTGGCAGGACCTCGCACGGGCGATCCACGAGGAGATCGAGGCCGGTGCGGACGGCGTCGTCGTCATGCACGGCACCGACACGATGCAGTTCACGGCCAGCGCCGTGGCCTTCATGCTCGATACGCCGGTGCCGATCGTCTTCACCGGCAGCCAGCGATCGGCCGACCGTCCCTCCTCGGACAACGTCATGAACGCGGTGTCTGCGGTCGCGGCGGCAAAGAGCGACGCCGCGGAGGTCATGGTCTGTATGCACGAAAGCGAGTCCGACGACCGCTGTGCGCTCCACCGCGGGACCCGCGTCCGGAAGAACCACACCTCCCGTCGGGACGCCTTCGAGACCGTCGGTGCCGAGCCCCTCGGCACCGTCGACTACGAGGCGGTCAGCGAGAGCGATTCGGACTCGACCGATGGCGTCACGTTCCGCCGGGAGCACGCCCAGCGCGGCGAGATCGAACTGGCACTGCACGACGAACTTGAGACGGACGTGGAGCTGGTGAAGTTCACGCCGGGCACCGACGCGAGTCGGCTGGCGATGCTCGACGACGCCGCGGGCATCGTCGTCGAGGGCACCGGGCTGGGCCACGTCGACACCGACTGGATCGAGGTCGTCGACGACCTGACCGACGACGGCACCGCGGTGGTCATGACCAGTCAGTGTCTCGACGGGCGAGTGTGTGACCGGGTCTACGACACCGGCCGTGATCTGCTGGCGGCCGGCGTCGTCGAAGGCGAGGACATGCTCCCCGGAACGGCGAAGGTGAAGCTGATGTGGGCGCTGGCGAACACGTCCGACGTGGCCGACACGATGAGCGAGCCCCTGGCCGGCGAGATCCAGTCCCAGTCCCGCCCCTGGACGTAG
- a CDS encoding DUF7522 family protein yields MSQSIIDPEFGDNIVTTARTATGDSLRSVTYFTRANFEQLYLREDLEQDADLNDFVGHEWQGYKQTENAYQESELGEYLFTVRAFENGYLLRVTAERSGVLITTDGLSMSSYEEIAEAIGRMLDEQNEE; encoded by the coding sequence ATGAGCCAGTCGATCATCGACCCAGAGTTCGGCGACAACATCGTCACGACCGCCCGGACGGCGACCGGCGACAGCCTCCGGTCGGTGACCTACTTCACGCGGGCCAACTTCGAACAGCTCTATCTGCGCGAGGACCTCGAACAGGACGCCGACCTCAACGACTTCGTCGGCCACGAGTGGCAGGGGTACAAGCAGACCGAAAACGCCTACCAGGAGTCAGAGCTTGGCGAGTACCTGTTCACCGTCCGGGCCTTCGAGAACGGCTACCTCCTGCGGGTCACCGCGGAGCGCTCTGGCGTGTTGATCACGACCGACGGGCTGTCGATGAGCTCCTACGAGGAGATCGCCGAGGCCATCGGTCGGATGCTCGACGAGCAAAACGAGGAGTGA
- a CDS encoding GNAT family N-acetyltransferase yields the protein MNGTVRQAREDDDEAVAAFTADTWDDREQRDYIPDVFRDWVAGDGPDQRTVVADIDGRAVGLCQALVLTDHEAWLQGMRVDPDHRRAGLGLRMVDALFEWARDRGATVARNMVFSWNDAGLGQSIAAGFEPVTSFRWAEPTPREGTPSETVDPDPAAAWDYWTDSDARTALRGLALDAGHSWALSELTRDALHDLADEQRVFAVRRDGTCGMACRVRTAAGADERIAEYGVAAWDDADAADALVTAIRDDAAAIGADAVRILLPETPRHVGQAAFVRADTDDSPTFVTAADLTGEE from the coding sequence ATGAACGGGACCGTTCGACAGGCCCGCGAGGACGACGACGAGGCCGTCGCCGCCTTCACCGCCGACACCTGGGACGACCGCGAGCAGCGCGATTACATTCCGGACGTGTTCCGCGACTGGGTCGCGGGCGACGGGCCGGACCAACGCACGGTGGTCGCGGACATCGACGGCCGGGCAGTCGGGCTCTGTCAGGCGCTCGTGCTCACCGACCACGAGGCGTGGCTCCAGGGGATGCGCGTCGATCCCGACCACCGGCGAGCAGGCCTGGGACTCCGGATGGTCGACGCGCTCTTCGAGTGGGCACGGGACCGGGGCGCGACCGTCGCCCGGAACATGGTGTTCTCGTGGAACGACGCCGGACTGGGTCAGTCGATCGCCGCGGGGTTCGAGCCGGTGACGAGCTTCCGGTGGGCCGAGCCGACACCACGGGAGGGAACCCCCAGCGAGACCGTCGACCCCGATCCCGCGGCGGCCTGGGACTACTGGACCGACAGCGACGCGCGGACGGCACTGCGGGGGCTGGCCCTCGATGCGGGACACTCCTGGGCCCTCTCGGAGCTGACCCGCGACGCCCTCCACGACCTGGCCGACGAGCAGCGCGTGTTCGCGGTCAGGCGCGACGGCACCTGCGGGATGGCCTGCCGGGTCAGGACGGCAGCCGGCGCTGACGAACGGATCGCCGAGTACGGCGTCGCCGCGTGGGACGACGCCGACGCCGCCGACGCGCTGGTCACTGCGATCCGCGACGACGCCGCGGCGATCGGTGCCGACGCCGTCCGAATCCTGCTCCCGGAGACGCCACGCCACGTCGGGCAGGCGGCGTTCGTCCGGGCCGACACCGACGACTCGCCGACCTTCGTCACGGCCGCGGATCTGACGGGCGAAGAGTGA
- a CDS encoding ubiquitin-like small modifier protein 1 gives MHWRLFATLAETAGEDRVSVDDAETVGEALDALLSAHPALESEVLDDDGSMVDHIRLLHDGDDPFAAGDGLDTPVSPGDELALFPPVSGG, from the coding sequence ATGCACTGGCGGCTCTTCGCGACGCTGGCCGAGACGGCCGGCGAGGATCGGGTGTCGGTCGACGACGCCGAGACGGTCGGCGAGGCCCTCGACGCACTGCTGTCGGCCCACCCCGCACTCGAATCGGAAGTGCTGGACGACGACGGCTCGATGGTCGATCACATCCGGCTGCTCCACGACGGCGACGATCCGTTCGCGGCCGGCGACGGACTCGACACGCCCGTCTCACCGGGCGACGAGTTGGCGCTGTTCCCGCCGGTTAGCGGCGGATAG
- a CDS encoding DNA double-strand break repair nuclease NurA codes for MTLDPVHVDGIARLAGQIEQGVDEQDHRAFAETVWQEFLDPLVVDGRAVLEPIDEQRRRKVDMQDAALQATPFPTQHGLDSGTINPTTFKNGVVLDVAQAAMSAVPSDLELHRGRTIVMTAHSNDATASLTEDWRMDDQGYARQRVLQTPRVDRYEQDVVHALALYLAESEHALQQADVVEDLLVLDGPIYPTGLLQWADHDPELAELLVKEDVLAVVENYVTLVETFLDRDVPLIGFVKSTGSKALSRAVRKNQGQAPWANDAAFFEKLLARRDDDGELLTDALTCTNWFRSRIGTDRPLSTDGDALGIDRELDPAAYEVTFFVVYDPREDVLYRVEAPYGVTRDAETRDAITRQVLADVAAERGPPLSVAKADELARIGRDEKAALREKIESQLDSDRQREYNDVRWGADFEEL; via the coding sequence ATGACACTCGACCCGGTGCACGTCGACGGGATCGCGCGCCTCGCCGGGCAGATCGAGCAGGGGGTCGACGAACAGGACCACCGCGCGTTCGCCGAGACCGTCTGGCAGGAGTTTCTGGACCCGCTCGTGGTCGACGGCCGGGCGGTGCTGGAGCCGATCGACGAGCAGCGCCGCCGCAAGGTCGACATGCAGGACGCCGCGCTCCAGGCGACGCCGTTTCCCACCCAGCACGGGCTGGACTCGGGGACGATCAACCCAACGACGTTCAAAAACGGCGTCGTACTGGACGTTGCCCAGGCCGCGATGAGCGCCGTCCCCTCCGACCTGGAGTTGCACCGCGGCCGGACGATCGTCATGACCGCCCACTCGAACGACGCCACGGCCAGCCTGACCGAGGACTGGCGGATGGACGACCAGGGGTACGCCCGCCAGCGAGTCCTCCAGACGCCACGGGTCGACCGGTACGAACAGGACGTGGTCCACGCGCTCGCGCTGTACCTCGCCGAGAGCGAGCACGCCCTCCAGCAGGCCGACGTGGTCGAGGACCTGCTCGTCCTCGACGGTCCGATATACCCGACCGGGCTCCTCCAGTGGGCCGACCACGATCCCGAACTCGCCGAGTTGCTCGTCAAGGAGGACGTGCTCGCCGTCGTCGAGAACTACGTCACCCTCGTCGAGACGTTCCTCGATCGAGATGTCCCCCTGATCGGCTTCGTCAAGTCGACCGGCTCGAAGGCGCTGAGCCGCGCCGTCCGCAAGAACCAGGGGCAGGCTCCGTGGGCCAACGACGCCGCCTTCTTCGAGAAGCTTCTCGCGCGGCGCGACGACGACGGCGAACTCCTGACCGACGCACTGACCTGCACGAACTGGTTCCGGTCGCGGATCGGCACCGACCGCCCGCTCTCGACGGACGGCGACGCGCTGGGGATCGACCGCGAACTCGATCCGGCCGCCTACGAGGTGACGTTCTTCGTCGTCTACGATCCCCGCGAGGACGTGCTGTACCGCGTCGAAGCCCCCTACGGCGTCACCCGCGACGCGGAGACGCGGGACGCGATCACCCGCCAGGTGCTCGCCGACGTGGCCGCCGAGCGCGGCCCGCCGCTGTCGGTCGCCAAGGCCGACGAACTCGCCCGGATCGGGCGCGACGAGAAGGCGGCGCTCCGGGAGAAAATCGAGAGCCAGCTCGACAGCGACCGCCAGCGCGAGTACAACGACGTGCGCTGGGGGGCCGACTTCGAGGAGCTGTAG